Proteins found in one Kwoniella bestiolae CBS 10118 chromosome 1, complete sequence genomic segment:
- a CDS encoding Grx4 family monothiol glutaredoxin yields MPSDNLVNVTSPDHFKSLLSADLNRVSCLNFWASWAEPCQAFNKSIEDEAKDFPQVLFLNIEAEELSDISESFDIEAVPSFLLLRGHTLLARHSGSDVSLLKSLLSQHSSSSSSSSSNIQPLATSNATPQAPAEQPKQRTEEEIVARCKELMNKHKVVLFMKGNPTSPKCGFSRQTVGLLREQGVEFAWFDILSDEDVRQGLKKVNDWPTFPQIIVKGELIGGLDILREMIENGEFQEILADEDADGVDEK; encoded by the exons ATGCCATCGGATAACCTGGTCAACGTAACCTCGCCAGATCACTTCAAGTCCCTCCTTTCAGCAGATCTCAACCGAGTATCATGCCTGAATTTCTGGGCATCATGGGCAGAACCATGTCAAGCGTTCAACAAATCGATAGAAGACGAGGCAAAAGATTTCCCTCAGGTCTTGTTTCTCAAC ATCGAAGCCGAGGAATTGTCTGATATCTCCGAGTCATTCGACATTGAAGCTGTAccttcgttcctcctcttacGT GGTCACACATTGCTGGCCAGGCACTCTGGATCCGACGTCTCATTATTGAAatcccttctttcccaacactcctcgtcctcgtcctcttcatcctccaacatccaaCCTCTAGCCACCTCCAACGCGACCCCCCAAGCACCAGCGGAACAACCGAAACAGcgaacagaagaagagatagtaGCGAGATGTAAAGAACTCATGAACAAGCACAAGGTCGTGCTCTTCATGAAAGGTAATCCGACTTCACCCAAATGTGGATTCTCGAGGCAGACCGTGGGGCTCTTGAGGGAACAGGGCGTGGAATTTGCCTGGTTTGATATTCTCTCGGACGAGGATGTGAGACAAGGTCTGAAGAAGGTTAACGATTGGCCTA CCTTCCCTCAGATCATCGTCAAGGGCGAATTGATAGGTGGTCTTGATATCCTCagggagatgatcgagaatGGCGAATTCCAAGAAATCCTGGCTGACGAGGATGCAGAtggggtggatgagaagTAA
- a CDS encoding peptide chain release factor 1, archaeal and eukaryotic forms encodes MSSEQETDQAIEIWRHRKLLTMLANARGAGTSCITLILPPRSQISQASGMLTTEYGTASNIKSRVNRLSVLSAITSTQQKLKLYNRVPDNGLCVFVGTVLNDEGKEKKISFALEPFKPINTSLYMCDSRFHVEALEELLENDSKWGFIIIDGNGALFGTLSGNTRDVVHKFTVDLPKKHGRGGQSALRFSRLREEARRNYVRKVAELAVQHFITADKVNVAGLVLAGSAELKTDLSGSDLFDPRLLAKVVKIVDVSYGGENGFNQAIELAADSLANVKFVQEKKLIQKYFDEIALDTGKYCFGITDTLKALDMGAVETLIVWEQLDVVRNTLRNAAGEEVIVFSSPADKDREKFMDKSTGTEMESAADPQPLLEWFAEKYKEFGATLEFVTNKSQEGSQFVKGFGGIGGILRYKVDFTELGDLDDEDDEFYGSDDDSGECGDWDV; translated from the exons ATGTCAAGCGAACAAGAG ACTGATCAAGCcatcgag ATCTGGAGGCATAGAAAGTTGCTTACCATGCTTGCAAATGCTCGAGGTGCAGGTACTTCATGTATCACCCTTATTCTTCCTCCAA GATCTCAGATCTCGCAGGCATCTGGAATGTTGACTACTGAATATGGTACCGCTTCAAACATTAAGTCTCGTGTTAACAG GTTATCGGTATTATCAGCCATTACGTCCACACAGCAGAAGCTCAAGCTTTACAACAGAG TCCCCGACAACGGTCTATGTGTGTTCGTCGGTACGGTGTTGAACGatgaaggaaaagaaaagaagattTCATTCGCCTTGGAACctttcaaacccatcaacaCGTCTTTATACATGTGTGACAGTAGATTCCACGTAGAAGCTTTGGaggagttgttggagaatgaTTCGAAGTggggtttcatcatcat TGATGGTAATGGAGCT CTGTTCGGTACACTATCAGGAAACACCCGAGACGTCGTCCACAAGTTCACCGTTGACTTGCCCAAGAAGCACGGTCGAGGTGGTCAATCCGCTTTGCGTTTCTCCCGTCTCCGAGAGGAAGCCCGTCGAAACTATGTTAGAAAAGTCGCCGAGTTGGCCGTGCAGCACTTTATCACCGCTGATAAAGTCAATGTGGCCGGATTGGTCTTGGCGGGAAGTGCAGAGCTGAAGACTGATTTGAGTGGGTCGGATCTGTTCGATCCTAGGTTGTTGGCGAAGGTTGTGAAGATTGTGGATGTTTCTTATGGTGGTGAGAACGGGTTCAACCAG GCCATCGAGCTCGCCGCCGACTCGCTCGCCAACGTCAAGTTTGTGCAAGAGAAGAAGCTCATCCAGAAATACTTTGACGAGATCGCTCTGGACACTGGGAAATACTGCTTCGGTATCACCGATACCCTCAAAGCGTTGGACATGGGTGCGGTGGAGACTCTGATCGTGTGGGAGCAGTTGGACGTTGTCAGAAATACCCTGAGGAACGCCGCGGGTG AGGAGGTAATCGTATTCTCCTCGCCGGCCGACAAGGACCGAGAGAAGTTTATGGACAAATCCACCGGAACCGAGATGGAGTCGGCGGCAgaccctcaacctctcttgGAGTGGTTCGCGGAGAAGTACAAGGAGTTTGGTGCGACATTGGAATTCGTCACGAACAAATCGCAAGAGGGTTCACAGTTCGTTAAAGGTTTCGGAGGTATCGGAGGGATCTTGAGATATAAAGTTGATTTCACGGAGTTGGGCGATctcgacgatgaggatgacgagttTTACGGATCTGACGATGATAGTGGTGAGTGCGGAGATTGGGATGTATGA
- a CDS encoding phenylalanine-tRNA ligase, beta subunit: MPTITVDKAELYRRLEREYTTHEFDELCFDFGIELDEDTTKDVEEARAKGLSSPPPQLKIEIPANRYDLLCLEGLARSLRIFLQKEQPPTYTLSVPDKLQEVHVEASTSPLRPYFASAILRLSRPMNQLEYESFIDLQDKLHQNLCRQRKFVAIGTHDLDTVEGPFRYICRDPKEIKFAPLNKDQEYTAEELMGVYETDRHLAKYLNIIRDAPAYPVIYDSKDRVLSMPPIINSQHSKIVAGKTKNIFVDTTATDKTKLDIVINMISTMFAEYTDIPFTIEPVKIIMPDGSSHLSPPLAPRSTTASSSYINAATGLTLSREEICTLLTRMSLTATPSATDADALDVQVPPTRPDILHECDIMEDAAIAYGFNNLPQSMPTTNTVAKAFPVNRLGDLIRKECAMAGWIEALPLILCSHDENFAWLNRPDPGNYAIHLANPKSLEYQVVRTSLLPGMLKTVRENKALALPMKIFECSDVAIQDPKAERQSRNYRRLCAVYMDKKSGFEVAHGLLDRIMQVLGVPFLGKREGEGKYGYYIASAEDPTYLPGRAAHVYYRPKPNVQPTEPTPSGPSSDGPLSTIASTLKSALPSSSSADEGKPWSRDIVIGSLGILHPTVLNNFELTRPCSALEIDVEPLL; encoded by the exons ATG CCCACCATCACCGTAGATAAAGCCGAGCTCTACAGGAGGTTAGAAAGGGAATACACCACGCATGAGTTCGACGAGCTGTGTTTCGATTTCGGTATTGAGCTTGACGAGGAT ACCACCAAAGATGTCGAAGAGGCCCGAGCCAAGGGATTatcttccccaccacctcaatTAAAGATTGAAATCCCAGCGAACCGATATGACCTGCTTTGTCTGGAAGGATTGGCTAGATCGTTGAGAATTTTCTTACAGAAGGAACAACCGCCTACTTATACTCTATCAGTTCCAGACAAGTTACAGGAGGTCCATGTGGAAGCTTCA ACATCCCCACTCCGACCATACTTCGCCTCGGCCATTCTCCGCCTTTCCCGACCAATGAATCAACTAGAGTACGAGTCCTTCATCGACCTCCAGGACAAGTTGCACCAGAATCTATGTAGACAACGTAAATTCGTGGCTATCGGTACGCACGACCTGGACACTGTCGAGGGACCTTTCAGGTATATCTGCAGGGATCcgaaggagatcaagttcGCGCCGCTGAATAAGGATCAGGAGTATACCGCGGAGGAGTTGATGGGTGTTTATGAG ACCGACAGACACCTCGCGAAATACCTCAATATCATTAGAGATGCCCCTGCGTACCCTGTCATCTACGATAGCAAGGATAGAGTATTGTCCATGCCTCCTATCATCAACTCTCAGC ACTCCAAGATCGTAGCTGGGAAAACCAAGAACATCTTCGTTGATACCACGGCCACTGATAAAACCAAACT CGATATTGTGATCAACATGATTTCAACGATGTTTGCAGAGTACACCGACATCCCCTTCAC CATCGAGCCCGTCAAGATCATCATGCCAGACGGTtcatcccacctttcacCCCCTCTCGCCCCCCGATCCACCACCGCCTcttcatcatacatcaacGCCGCCACTGGTCTGACCCTCTCCCGAGAGGAGATCTgcaccctcctcacccgaATGTCATTGACCGCCACTCCCTCCGCGACCGACGCTGATGCTCTCGACGTACAAGTCCCACCGACCCGACCTGATATCCTGCACGAATGTGATATCATGGAAGATGCCGCGATCGCCTACGGGTTCAACAATCTCCCTCAGTCCATGCCCACGACCAACACCGTCGCCAAGGCTTTCCCTGTGAACAGGCTGGGCGATCTGATAAGGAAGGAATGTGCCATGGCAGGTTGGATCGAGGCGTTGCCCctgatcttg TGCTCGCACGACGAGAACTTTGCATGGCTCAACCGACCCGATCCAGGAAACTACGCCATCCACCTTGCCAACCCCAAATCGTTGGAATACCAGGTAGTCCGAACATCGTTGTTACCAGGTATGCTCAAGACCGTACGTGAGAACAAGGCCCTCGCCCTTCCTATGAAGATCTTCGAGTGCTCCGACGTGGCGATCCAAGATCCCAAGGCGGAGAGGCAGTCCAGGAACTACAGGAGGTTGTGTGCGGTGTACATGGATAAGAAATCTGGGTTCGAGGTTGCTCATGGATTGTTGGATAGGATTATGCAGGTTTTGGGAGTACCTTTCTTGGGcaagagggagggagaggggaagtaCGGGTATTATATCGCTTCTGCTGAGG ACCCAACCTACCTCCCAGGTCGAGCAGCTCACGTATACTACCGACCCAAACCCAACGTCCAACCTACCGAACCCACCCCCTCCGGCCCATCTTCAGACGGACCATTATCGACCATAGCATCCACCCTCAAATCTGCGttaccctcttcgtcctctgcgGACGAAGGTAAACCTTGGTCTAGGGATATCGTGATTGGTTCGCTTGGTATTTTGCATCCTACGGTGTTGAATAATTTCGAATTGACCAGACCTTGTTCGGCGCTTGAAATTGATGTGGAGCCGTTGTTGTAG
- a CDS encoding protein disulfide-isomerase domain, with protein sequence MLLTLPLALATALLPLAQAGMYGQPVLNLDAKSFKQAMATEHAAMVAFVAPWCGHCKALGPEYTSAAQSLSPLIPFYAIDCDDQKNKGLCAEYQIQGFPTIKAFPRAGKGAARDYQGERKKGALVDYAKGLVPDRVRKLKVDSKGGNEDKVITGFLEEKPNLPHVLLVHPSAPSIPFLWKVLAHRLSGKMHLGFVRDTSSHSLLSSLGIYDAAETTKDATRVVSWPAEATSKDGLTEYEGAMKFNALLEWLQFQLTGETSTSNDSEKVKQKPLKVPEPITSSSSADEVDSEPKEERSVKSEAAARRAKLDEAERRDRERRERAAAKKAAEEAGGSGTTDSAPDAVPQEAVEDQTVPGEERKREDAAEPEPEQTAREQDEEVVERTGVPHEEL encoded by the exons ATGCTCCTCACTCTACCTCTTGCCCTGGCTACGGccctccttcccctcgcCCAAGCAGGGATGTACGGCCAACCCGTCCTCAACCTCGATGCCAAATCGTTCAAGCAGGCCATGGCGACAGAACATGCCGCG ATGGTAGCCTTCGTAGCACCATGGTGCGGGCACTGCAAAGCCCTCGGACCAGAGTACACCTCTGCCGCGCAATCCCTCTCTCCGCTCATCCCTTTCTACGCTATCGACTGCGACGACCAAAAAAACAAAGGTCTATGTGCGGAATACCAGATTCAGGGGTTCCCTACGATCAAGGCATTCCCTAGGGCCGGGAAGGGCGCAGCGAGGGATTATcaaggagagaggaagaagggggcGTTGGTGGATTATGCGAAGGGACTGGTGCCTGATAGAGTTaggaagttgaaggtggataGTAAAGGGGGTAATGAAGATAAGGTCATTACAGGGTtcttggaggag AAACCTAACTTACCTCATGTACTGCTTGTTCATCCATCTGCTCCGTCCATTCCGTTCTTATGGAAAGTCCTAGCCCATAGGTTGTCAGGAAAG ATGCACCTTGGTTTCGTCCGAGatacctcttctcactcctTGCTCTCCTCACTTGGGATATACGACGCAGCAGAAACGACCAAAGACGCTACGAGGGTGGTCTCATGGCCTGCGGAAGCTACCTCAAAGGATGGTCTGACAGAATACGAGG GAGCGATGAAGTTCAACGCCCTACTCGAATGGCTCCAATTCCAACTAACCGGCGAAACGTCCACATCGAACGATTCAGAGAAAGTCAAGCAGAAACCACTCAAGGTTCCTGAACCtatcacctcctcttcatcagctgacgAGGTCGACTCAGAACccaaggaagaaaggtcTGTGAAGAGCGAGGCGGCAGCTAGGAGGGCAAAGTTGGACGAAGCTGAGCGaagggatagggagaggagggagagagcaGCTGCCAAGAAGGCTGCGGAGGAGGCTGGCGGGAGCGGTACCACTGATAGTGCGCCTGATGCTGTTCCTCAGGAGGCTGTGGAGGATCAGACAGTACctggagaagagaggaagagggaggacgctgctgagcctgagcctgagcagACGGCGCGAGAgcaggatgaagaagtggtTGAGAGGACTGGTGTACCCCATGAGGAGCTTTGA
- a CDS encoding 60S ribosomal protein uL18, which produces MPFVKTQKNDAYFSRYQVKPRRRREGKTDYQARRALVSQAKNKYASPKYRLVVRITNKQVICQIVYAKIQGDAVLVHASSKELPKYGIEHGLTNWTACYATGLLVARRALTKLGLADKYEGVEEPSGELELTEALGDDEPRPFKAYLDVGLRRTSTGARVFGAMKGASDGGIFIPHNEKRFPGYDPETKSIDAEVLQNYIHGGHVAEYMESLEEEDDERFKKQFASYLAADVSSADIEEIYTEAYAKIREDPSFTPTEKDTAKWKSESKKHKTPKSTKEEKQARIQEKIEAYKSGKIAVDEDEEDDE; this is translated from the exons ATGCCTTTCGTCAAGACCCAAAAGAACGACGCCTACTTCTCAAGGTACCAAGTCAAGCcccgacgaagaagagagggtaAGACCGACTACCAAGCTAGAAGGGCGCTCGTCTCTCAGGCTAAGAACAAGTACGCTTCGCCCAAG TACCGACTCGTTGTCAGAATCACCAACAAGCAAGTGATCTGTCAAATCGTGTACGCCAAGATCCAA GGTGATGCCGTCCTCGTCCACGCTTCTTCCAAGGAACTCCCCAAATACGGTATCGAGCACGGTCTCACCAACTGGACCGCCTGTTACGCCACCGGTCTCCTCGTCGCCCGACGAGCCCTCACCAAACTCGGTCTCGCCGACAAATACGAGGGTGTAGAGGAACCCTCTGGTGAATTGGAGTTGACCGAGGCTTTGGGAGATGACGAGCCCCGACCATTCAAGGCTTACCTCGATGTCGGTCTCAGAAGGACCTCAACCGGTGCTAGAGTCTTCGGAGCCATGAAGGGTGCTTCGGACGGTGGTATCTTCATCCCCCACAATGAGAAGCGATTCCCAGGTTACGATCCCGAGACCAAGTCTATCGACGCTGAGGTCCTCCAGAACTACATCCACGGTGGTCACGTTGCTGAGTACATGGAGTCTctcgaggaggaagatgatgagcg ATTCAAGAAACAATTCGCCTCCTACCTCGCCGCCGACGTCTCCTCCGCCGACATCGAGGAGATTTACACCGAAGCCTACGCCAAGATCAGGGAAGacccctccttcacccccACCGAGAAGGACACCGCCAAGTGGAAGTCCGAGTCCAAGAAACACAAGActcccaaatccaccaaggaggagaaacagGCCAGGATCcaagagaagatcgaggcTTACAAGTCTGGTAAGATcgctgttgatgaggatgaggaggatgacgagtaA
- a CDS encoding mitochondrial 54S ribosomal uL14m domain-containing protein translates to MIGLKGLLNVIDNTGALKVECINVLKVKTRLKSTGTATVGDEIVCVVNKARPIPANEVVKNPSSSSNIQKIRKGDVRRAVVVRVKKTVQRTDGSVVRFDDNAAVLLNNKGEMLGTRIVGPVAAELRRSKGGAAGAGGRWGKILMLAPKVV, encoded by the exons ATGATAGGTTTGAAGGGTTTACTCAAT GTCATCGACAACACTGGGGCATTGAAAGTGGAATGTATCAACGTATTAAAAGTCAAGACGAGGTTGAAGTCTACCGGTACAGCTACAGTCG GCGACGAGATAGTTTGTGTAGTGAACAAGGCCCGACCCATCCCAGCCAACGAGGTGGTAAAGAacccctcgtcctcctcgaaCATACAGAAAATACGAAAAGGAGATGTGAGAAGGGCGGTCGTGGTGAGAGTTAAGAAGACTGTGCAGAGGACTGATGGGAGTGTAGTGAG GTTCGACGACAACGCAGCTGTCCTGCTGAATAACAAGGGCGAGATGCTGGGAACGAGGATAGTAGGGCCTGTAGCTGCCGAGTTGAGGAGATCGAAGGGCGGTGCTGCTGGTGCgggtggaaggtggggtaagatattgatgttggcgccgaag GTCGTATAG